One genomic region from Candidatus Chlorobium masyuteum encodes:
- a CDS encoding low molecular weight protein-tyrosine-phosphatase — MCYENICRSPMAEGVFCDLLVRHDLRHFFSVSSAGTVSYQEGSPPDDRAIAVLQPLGIDISSVRARGVRELDLHEYDWIFTMDHENYEEILTFFPSHEQPRIHRVLEFVEGRSGDEVADPYYGAFREFEGVAEELSLACEQILERMFEQYPYLAQHSGRS; from the coding sequence ATCTGCTATGAAAACATCTGCCGTTCTCCAATGGCGGAAGGTGTTTTTTGTGATCTGCTTGTTCGACATGATCTCCGGCACTTTTTTTCAGTCAGTTCCGCTGGTACGGTCAGTTACCAGGAGGGTTCACCGCCTGATGATCGTGCCATAGCGGTGCTTCAGCCGCTTGGGATTGATATCTCTTCAGTGCGGGCCCGTGGTGTCCGGGAGCTTGATCTGCATGAGTATGACTGGATATTTACCATGGATCACGAGAATTATGAGGAGATCCTCACATTTTTTCCGTCTCACGAGCAGCCCCGTATACACAGGGTTCTGGAGTTTGTTGAGGGCCGTTCCGGTGACGAGGTTGCAGACCCCTATTACGGAGCGTTCAGGGAGTTTGAAGGTGTCGCAGAGGAGCTCTCTCTCGCATGTGAACAGATTCTTGAGCGGATGTTCGAGCAATACCCGTATCTTGCACAGCATTCCGGGAGGAGTTGA
- a CDS encoding NAD-dependent succinate-semialdehyde dehydrogenase, with protein sequence MIITVNPSTEEPIAEYSVMTSARIEEVITSADREYRFWRKESLFRRSELMKRLATLLRVEKERHAAQISLEMGKPFSQAVAEVQKSALVCDYYAEHAESFLKPERSELDGGAKGVVKFEPIGLVLGIMPWNFPFWQVFRFAVPAIMAGNGVLLKHAPNVTGSAIAIEQLFRDAGFPEHLYRAVHTDLEDVDRLSGFMIDHPSVQGVSLTGSTAAGRAVAAKAGRALKRTVLELGGSDPYIVLDDADLNRAVSLCAASRLLNSGQSCISAKRFIVHSRVFSEFENLLLQRMQSSVTGDPFDPAVEVGPLARADLRLQLHQQVLRTLSGGARLLCGGELPSGRGFFYPPTLLSGVCKGMVTYSEETFGPVATLIEAHDDHEAVRIANDTPYGLGSAVFSASADRALAVADQLDAGNCFINSMVKSDPAMPFGGIKESGYGRELALYGIREFVNVKSFSVTGG encoded by the coding sequence ATGATCATTACCGTCAATCCCTCTACGGAAGAACCGATTGCCGAATATTCCGTTATGACATCCGCCCGGATTGAAGAAGTCATTACTTCTGCCGACCGGGAGTACCGTTTCTGGAGAAAAGAGTCCCTCTTCAGGCGCAGTGAACTGATGAAGCGGCTGGCAACACTTCTTCGTGTTGAAAAAGAGCGGCATGCAGCACAGATAAGTCTCGAAATGGGCAAGCCGTTTTCACAGGCGGTTGCCGAAGTGCAGAAATCAGCCCTGGTTTGTGACTACTATGCAGAGCATGCCGAGTCGTTTTTAAAGCCGGAACGCAGTGAGCTTGACGGCGGAGCAAAGGGTGTGGTTAAATTTGAGCCGATCGGTCTTGTGCTCGGTATCATGCCCTGGAATTTCCCCTTCTGGCAGGTCTTCCGGTTTGCCGTACCGGCAATCATGGCCGGCAATGGTGTTTTGCTTAAACATGCTCCCAATGTCACCGGTTCAGCGATTGCCATTGAACAGCTTTTCCGTGATGCAGGGTTTCCGGAACATCTCTACCGGGCAGTTCATACAGATCTTGAGGATGTTGACCGTCTGAGCGGTTTCATGATTGACCATCCTTCTGTGCAGGGGGTATCGCTCACCGGAAGCACCGCTGCCGGACGTGCTGTTGCCGCAAAGGCGGGGCGGGCGCTGAAAAGAACTGTTCTTGAGCTTGGCGGCAGTGATCCATATATCGTGCTTGATGATGCCGATTTGAATCGGGCCGTTTCGCTCTGTGCGGCGTCCCGTCTTCTGAACAGTGGTCAAAGCTGTATTTCCGCCAAACGTTTTATTGTGCACTCCAGAGTGTTCAGTGAGTTTGAAAACCTTCTGCTGCAGCGGATGCAATCCTCCGTGACGGGTGATCCTTTCGACCCTGCAGTTGAGGTCGGTCCGCTTGCACGCGCGGATCTTCGCCTTCAGCTTCACCAGCAGGTTCTCCGGACTCTCTCCGGGGGTGCACGGCTGCTCTGCGGCGGAGAACTCCCTTCAGGGCGCGGATTTTTCTATCCGCCGACACTTCTCTCCGGAGTTTGCAAGGGGATGGTGACTTATAGTGAAGAGACATTCGGGCCGGTTGCAACCCTTATTGAAGCTCACGATGATCATGAAGCGGTTCGTATAGCCAATGACACACCCTACGGACTGGGCTCGGCGGTTTTTTCCGCCAGTGCCGACAGGGCGCTTGCGGTTGCTGATCAGCTTGATGCCGGGAACTGCTTTATCAACAGTATGGTGAAATCGGATCCGGCAATGCCTTTCGGGGGTATCAAGGAGTCGGGATACGGTCGTGAGCTCGCCCTGTACGGGATTCGTGAGTTCGTAAACGTAAAAAGCTTCAGCGTGACCGGCGGGTGA
- the recG gene encoding ATP-dependent DNA helicase RecG, with protein MSATASIIYLKGVGSKKASILKEIGISTVDDLLNYFPRRYLDRSAMKSIRDLADGETVTVVGTVLKTQLEGAHPGRARFKVWLGDATGQLELTWFRGVRFFSRSIVSGEALAVHGKVSYFGRQAQMQHPDYDRLTASPHEPGEGEISDFDLYHTGRIIPIYPTSDAMKQAGLTSKQLRTLVARAFDEYRVKSEENLSPAILSDYHLFPLREAYREIHFPSSHEALELARYRMKWNELFYAQLMFALRQSELRTNKSAAIFTHSGVMTEQLYRSLPYELTDGQKQAVREIYRDLKTGSPMNRLLQGDVGSGKTIVAMFAMALAADNNLQSAFMAPTEILAVQHFLSMKRLFQPLGLRVGLLTGKQRKKERQALLEALRTGEVHIAVGTHALIEGEVSYAGLGLVIIDEQHRFGVLQRKALREKGVNPHVLLMTATPIPRTLSMGVFGDLDVSVIRQMPAGRCPVRTSLCYEKERTKVYDFLRREVAAGRQGYIVYPLVEESEKMDLKAAVESFEELSSSVFPDLRLGLIHGQLTPDRKEMVMDQFRRGELDLLVGTTVIEVGVDVPNSTVMVIEHAERFGLAQLHQLRGRVGRGEHSSSCFLICSMPTVEARERLEAMVSTNDGFIISEIDARIRGVGNVLGKEQSGTLSGLRIADLTRDFDIMQSARIAAFRVIAEDTQLRAPEHGVIREHYLRYYQDRVTLADIG; from the coding sequence ATGAGCGCTACTGCATCAATAATCTATCTGAAGGGTGTCGGCTCAAAAAAGGCTTCAATTCTAAAAGAGATCGGTATCTCGACGGTTGATGATCTCCTGAACTACTTTCCCCGCCGTTATCTCGACCGGAGTGCCATGAAAAGCATCAGGGATCTTGCCGATGGTGAAACGGTGACGGTTGTGGGTACCGTTCTGAAAACACAGCTTGAAGGCGCTCATCCGGGACGGGCGCGCTTCAAGGTCTGGCTTGGTGATGCTACGGGTCAGCTTGAGCTTACCTGGTTCCGGGGAGTGCGCTTTTTCTCCAGAAGCATTGTTTCAGGTGAGGCGCTTGCCGTGCACGGCAAGGTGAGTTATTTCGGACGTCAGGCACAGATGCAGCACCCCGATTATGACCGCCTGACCGCTTCTCCTCATGAGCCGGGAGAGGGGGAGATCAGTGATTTTGATCTCTACCATACCGGCAGGATCATTCCGATCTATCCGACAAGTGATGCCATGAAGCAGGCCGGCCTTACCTCAAAGCAGTTGCGTACCCTTGTTGCCCGAGCGTTTGATGAGTACAGGGTGAAGAGTGAAGAGAATCTCAGCCCGGCTATCCTTTCAGATTATCATCTTTTTCCGCTTCGGGAGGCTTACCGTGAAATTCATTTTCCCTCTTCGCATGAAGCCCTCGAACTTGCCCGTTACCGGATGAAGTGGAATGAACTCTTTTATGCCCAGTTGATGTTTGCCCTGCGTCAGAGCGAGTTGAGAACAAATAAAAGTGCTGCGATTTTTACCCACTCCGGGGTTATGACCGAGCAGCTCTATCGAAGTCTTCCCTACGAGTTGACCGACGGCCAGAAGCAGGCTGTACGTGAAATATATCGCGATCTTAAAACCGGCAGCCCGATGAACCGGCTGTTGCAGGGTGATGTCGGTTCAGGCAAAACCATTGTTGCCATGTTTGCCATGGCGCTGGCCGCCGATAATAACCTGCAGTCGGCATTTATGGCACCTACCGAGATTCTTGCCGTGCAGCACTTTCTCTCGATGAAACGGTTATTTCAGCCGCTCGGCTTGCGGGTTGGACTTCTGACCGGCAAACAGCGAAAAAAAGAGCGTCAGGCACTCCTTGAGGCACTCCGTACAGGAGAGGTGCATATCGCTGTCGGAACTCATGCACTGATTGAAGGGGAGGTGAGCTATGCAGGGCTCGGGCTGGTTATCATTGATGAACAGCACCGCTTCGGAGTGCTTCAGCGTAAAGCTCTGCGTGAAAAGGGTGTCAACCCCCATGTGCTGTTGATGACTGCTACTCCGATTCCCCGAACCCTCAGTATGGGGGTGTTCGGCGATCTTGATGTATCGGTTATCCGCCAGATGCCCGCCGGACGGTGCCCGGTCAGGACATCGCTATGCTATGAAAAAGAGCGTACAAAGGTTTATGATTTTCTCCGCAGAGAGGTAGCGGCAGGACGGCAGGGTTATATTGTCTATCCTCTTGTGGAGGAGTCGGAAAAGATGGATCTGAAAGCTGCGGTTGAGAGTTTTGAGGAGCTTTCATCTTCGGTATTTCCTGATCTCCGTCTGGGATTGATTCACGGTCAATTGACCCCCGACCGTAAAGAGATGGTGATGGATCAGTTCCGCCGGGGTGAACTTGATCTGCTTGTGGGTACAACGGTTATCGAGGTGGGTGTTGATGTTCCGAATTCCACGGTTATGGTTATCGAGCATGCAGAGCGTTTCGGGCTTGCACAACTGCATCAGCTCCGGGGTCGTGTCGGTCGTGGCGAACACAGTTCCTCCTGTTTTCTGATCTGTTCCATGCCGACAGTGGAGGCCCGTGAACGCCTTGAGGCAATGGTATCGACAAATGACGGCTTTATTATTTCAGAAATTGATGCAAGAATTCGGGGGGTTGGCAATGTCCTGGGAAAAGAGCAGTCCGGCACGTTAAGCGGGCTGAGGATTGCTGATCTGACGAGAGATTTTGATATCATGCAGTCGGCCCGCATTGCTGCCTTCAGGGTTATCGCAGAGGATACCCAGTTGAGGGCACCGGAGCATGGCGTTATCCGGGAGCACTACCTCCGTTACTACCAGGACAGGGTTACCTTGGCTGATATCGGATAA
- a CDS encoding FIST signal transduction protein, which translates to MSNHYVGVGFSSHADSFSAGKEAALQAIEKLDRSAKVLIVLGAMRFDHRELLAGISSVTGDLPMVGGTTAGEISTNGFSTGSVVIMAFGNDDLEFVTGIGHNMSADEAACSIEMVRDILNKVPLPSNASLLIFPNGMGGDGHKVLDGLQSVLGKDFEITGGYLGDDERFESTYQYYNGMVYKDAIAGLMVIGNNRFRTGIGVRSGFTSIGNSFMCTSSEGNVVKEFEHTNALELYKDFLGEERAARLPAVCLEYPFGIIDNTTTGNSDHLFQLRCGLSVDHDKGTISLAASIPEGSEVTLTTASRGDIINGAREAAEQAMQSLEGATPLAVIMFSCVGRKLVLGRRIQEEVDAVRNCIGLDVPLAGFYTYGEIGPVDKTNRQLSSVKFHNETVVLWVLGKA; encoded by the coding sequence ATGTCAAACCATTATGTAGGCGTTGGGTTCAGTTCCCATGCCGACTCCTTTTCTGCGGGAAAAGAAGCTGCACTTCAGGCTATAGAAAAACTCGACAGAAGTGCCAAGGTGCTTATAGTACTCGGCGCCATGCGGTTTGATCATCGTGAACTTCTGGCGGGCATCTCTTCTGTTACAGGAGATCTCCCGATGGTTGGAGGAACAACTGCCGGTGAAATTTCAACAAATGGCTTTTCAACGGGATCAGTCGTTATCATGGCGTTCGGTAATGATGATCTTGAATTTGTTACCGGTATTGGCCATAACATGAGTGCTGATGAAGCGGCATGCAGTATAGAGATGGTCCGCGATATTCTCAACAAGGTCCCGCTGCCTTCCAATGCATCCCTGCTTATTTTTCCTAATGGTATGGGGGGTGACGGCCATAAGGTTCTTGATGGCCTGCAGTCAGTTTTAGGAAAGGATTTTGAGATTACCGGCGGCTACCTTGGCGATGATGAAAGATTTGAAAGCACCTATCAGTACTATAATGGAATGGTCTACAAGGATGCCATCGCCGGACTGATGGTAATCGGAAACAACCGGTTCAGAACAGGCATCGGTGTGCGAAGCGGCTTCACCTCGATAGGCAACAGCTTTATGTGCACCTCATCTGAGGGTAATGTCGTCAAAGAGTTCGAACACACCAATGCTCTTGAACTCTACAAGGATTTTCTGGGTGAAGAGCGGGCGGCAAGACTGCCTGCCGTTTGTCTTGAATACCCGTTCGGTATCATTGACAATACCACCACCGGCAACAGTGATCACCTCTTTCAATTGCGATGCGGATTATCCGTCGATCATGATAAAGGGACGATTTCGCTCGCAGCATCCATTCCGGAAGGGAGCGAAGTAACCCTGACGACCGCCTCAAGAGGCGATATCATCAACGGAGCAAGAGAAGCTGCAGAGCAGGCCATGCAGTCGCTCGAAGGTGCAACTCCCCTGGCGGTTATTATGTTCAGTTGTGTTGGACGAAAACTGGTACTCGGACGGCGAATCCAGGAGGAGGTTGATGCCGTGCGGAATTGCATCGGTCTGGATGTGCCCCTGGCAGGATTTTATACCTATGGAGAGATCGGCCCTGTTGATAAAACAAACAGACAGCTTTCATCCGTAAAATTTCACAATGAGACCGTTGTTCTGTGGGTGCTTGGAAAAGCATAG
- the rsgA gene encoding ribosome small subunit-dependent GTPase A, whose protein sequence is MEQKNEQPGSCSGLVTEATGSTYTVIADDGRAFRSRTYPGTKTENEETSLVAVGDRVELKVTETGTEQFEAVVTLVKQRRSALTRKRDIRRNRSKEKIQVIAANIDQLVVVVSSFDPPLSTRLVDRYLVFAESEQLDVLVVVNKMDLADPLLVAELMAPYHKLGYSVFYTSVCEQGSLQPLMEALGGKLSAFSGHSGVGKSTLINLLFGQKQLKTRRTNLKTGKGVHTTSNSVMLPLPDGGYVIDTPGIREFNLSDITRENLRFYFREFLAFMPDCSFSSCSHTGEPGCGVQRAVHEGGIDPARYESYLAIYYSLE, encoded by the coding sequence ATGGAACAGAAAAATGAGCAGCCCGGATCATGCAGCGGTCTGGTTACCGAAGCGACCGGATCAACCTATACGGTAATTGCTGATGATGGAAGAGCGTTCCGGAGCCGCACCTATCCCGGAACGAAGACGGAAAATGAGGAGACCTCTCTTGTGGCTGTCGGTGACCGGGTTGAACTCAAGGTGACCGAGACCGGTACAGAGCAGTTTGAAGCGGTTGTTACATTGGTGAAGCAGCGCCGGAGCGCCCTGACAAGAAAAAGGGATATTCGCCGCAACCGCAGCAAGGAGAAAATTCAGGTCATCGCTGCCAATATTGATCAGCTGGTTGTTGTTGTTTCATCCTTTGATCCGCCCCTCAGCACCCGTCTTGTTGATCGCTATCTGGTGTTTGCAGAGTCCGAGCAGCTTGATGTACTTGTTGTCGTCAACAAGATGGATCTTGCAGACCCCCTGCTTGTTGCAGAATTGATGGCGCCTTACCATAAACTCGGGTACTCTGTTTTTTATACCAGTGTCTGTGAGCAGGGTTCACTCCAGCCGCTCATGGAGGCTCTTGGCGGCAAACTTTCTGCCTTCAGCGGCCATTCGGGAGTCGGAAAATCAACACTGATCAATCTGCTGTTTGGTCAGAAACAGCTCAAAACGCGAAGAACCAACCTGAAGACCGGAAAAGGGGTACACACCACCAGCAATTCGGTGATGCTCCCGCTTCCCGATGGCGGTTATGTGATTGATACTCCTGGAATCCGGGAGTTTAATCTTTCCGACATCACCAGGGAAAATCTGCGGTTTTATTTCAGGGAGTTTCTTGCGTTTATGCCTGATTGCTCGTTCTCTTCGTGTTCGCATACCGGGGAGCCGGGGTGTGGAGTCCAGAGGGCGGTTCATGAAGGAGGCATTGATCCGGCACGTTATGAGAGTTATCTTGCAATATACTACAGCCTGGAGTGA
- a CDS encoding PAS domain-containing hybrid sensor histidine kinase/response regulator — MIETEYHNLKKRISELEAASLRSNRIEQELRQKQATLLEQNIKLIRKSIELSDIKRQLEDNNYELGLSQLKLEEALTSLRESQNTLNSVLVNSPDTIIAVDSEHRITYINRSLPGYPDSLRIGEHLCEHLTEADHSNNYHKTINKVFADGRQALLECKLSVPNGVTLDIESRFGPCMIQGKVTSVTILFSDITERKHMENQLKKMLNDLERFNRVMIGRELRVLELKSIITGLRRTLGQYTGNIAETSPHKHDDLPQGYMIDYEYLQKEEHGEEMNPGQDMNLFKENQRAVLLNLIEDANMARNELQEINRKLEEKVREAREANAAKSQFLANMSHEIRTPMSGVIGMSDLLIDTKLDSEQRKYVKTIITSGQNLLEIINDILDFSKIEANCLELDSVDFDLLELLENVCGMLGFEAQAKGLELTIVTGRDLPLALKGDTVRIRQVLVNLIGNAIKFTHHGDIVVSVMKAEETPTHAVIRCTVKDSGIGIEPENMRSIFKPFIQADGSTVRKYGGTGLGLSISSYLVNKMGGGITVESEPGKGSRFSFDIMLEKQDKSAEIHLLPQTGTATARILIVNSNQNALSMLGDLLDSWHCQYRSAESIESCLALIKSDRNTGDITQPWTAILLDINIQKNADAFDLLLNALNTLSPCPIIMLASTLKYGDIKQHFASKVFRILQKPVRRMELFNAISDVLNSENRESETPDELRSITEQTEKPASGIFKILLVEDSPVNQKVAISMLRKLGQSPDLASSGKEALVAMHDKAYDLVLMDCQMPEMDGYETTRNIRTNRLLCKTPDVLIVAMTANAMIGDREKCINSGMDDYISKPIRTSDLEAILDKYLREKRD; from the coding sequence ATGATAGAGACAGAATACCATAATCTGAAAAAGCGGATCAGTGAACTTGAGGCGGCCTCGCTTCGAAGCAACCGTATCGAACAGGAGCTGCGGCAGAAGCAGGCAACTCTCCTTGAGCAGAATATCAAGCTGATCAGGAAATCCATTGAACTTTCAGATATCAAGCGCCAGCTTGAAGATAATAATTACGAGCTGGGACTGTCGCAGTTAAAACTGGAAGAGGCATTAACCTCTCTGCGTGAAAGCCAGAACACGCTCAATTCTGTTCTTGTCAACAGTCCCGACACCATTATTGCCGTTGACAGCGAGCATCGCATAACCTATATCAACCGGAGCCTGCCCGGTTACCCGGACTCTCTGAGGATCGGAGAGCATCTCTGTGAACATCTCACGGAGGCTGATCACAGCAACAACTACCATAAGACCATAAACAAGGTGTTTGCTGACGGCCGGCAGGCACTTCTTGAATGTAAACTCTCGGTTCCGAACGGAGTGACCCTTGATATCGAATCCCGTTTCGGCCCATGCATGATCCAGGGAAAGGTCACCTCCGTTACCATACTCTTTTCAGATATTACCGAGCGGAAGCACATGGAAAATCAGCTTAAAAAAATGCTGAATGATCTCGAACGCTTTAACCGTGTTATGATTGGCCGTGAGCTTCGCGTACTGGAGCTTAAAAGCATTATTACCGGGCTGCGCCGTACGCTCGGGCAATATACCGGCAACATTGCCGAAACATCACCTCACAAACATGATGACCTGCCGCAGGGTTACATGATCGATTATGAGTATTTGCAGAAAGAGGAGCATGGCGAAGAGATGAATCCCGGTCAGGATATGAACCTCTTCAAGGAAAATCAGCGGGCTGTACTGCTCAACCTCATTGAAGATGCGAACATGGCAAGAAATGAGTTGCAGGAAATCAACAGAAAACTTGAAGAGAAAGTCAGGGAAGCACGAGAAGCCAATGCGGCCAAAAGCCAGTTTCTGGCCAATATGAGTCATGAGATCCGCACACCGATGAGTGGCGTTATCGGCATGTCTGACCTCCTGATTGACACAAAGCTTGATTCCGAGCAGCGTAAATATGTGAAGACCATTATCACCAGCGGCCAGAACCTGCTGGAAATCATTAACGATATTCTTGATTTCTCCAAGATTGAAGCCAACTGCCTTGAACTCGACAGTGTTGATTTTGATCTGCTCGAACTCCTTGAAAATGTCTGCGGAATGCTTGGCTTTGAAGCACAGGCCAAAGGACTTGAATTAACCATTGTAACCGGAAGAGATTTACCGCTTGCCCTTAAAGGCGATACCGTAAGAATCCGGCAGGTGCTTGTAAACCTTATTGGCAATGCCATAAAATTCACCCATCATGGCGATATTGTCGTAAGCGTGATGAAGGCGGAGGAAACCCCAACGCATGCCGTGATCCGGTGCACGGTCAAGGATTCCGGTATCGGTATAGAGCCTGAAAATATGCGTTCCATATTTAAGCCATTTATCCAGGCTGATGGCTCAACGGTAAGAAAATACGGAGGTACCGGCCTCGGTCTCTCCATCTCAAGCTATCTTGTCAATAAAATGGGCGGAGGAATTACCGTTGAAAGTGAGCCTGGAAAAGGGTCACGTTTCAGCTTTGACATCATGCTTGAAAAGCAGGATAAATCAGCGGAAATACATTTACTGCCACAGACCGGAACGGCAACTGCCCGAATCTTGATTGTCAACAGCAATCAGAATGCGCTTTCTATGCTCGGCGATCTTCTTGATTCCTGGCACTGCCAATACCGTTCAGCAGAGAGTATCGAATCATGCCTTGCATTGATCAAAAGCGACCGGAACACCGGGGACATCACGCAACCATGGACGGCAATTCTGCTTGATATCAACATCCAGAAAAACGCTGATGCATTTGATCTGCTGCTGAATGCACTGAACACGCTGAGCCCATGCCCGATCATCATGCTTGCATCAACCCTCAAGTACGGCGATATCAAACAGCATTTCGCATCAAAAGTATTCAGAATCCTGCAGAAGCCTGTCCGGCGTATGGAGCTGTTCAATGCCATCAGCGATGTGCTCAATTCCGAAAACAGGGAGAGTGAAACCCCGGATGAACTTCGCAGCATAACGGAGCAAACAGAGAAACCCGCATCAGGAATATTCAAAATCCTGCTCGTTGAAGACAGCCCGGTCAATCAGAAGGTTGCCATCTCCATGCTTCGTAAACTGGGACAATCTCCTGATCTGGCTTCAAGCGGAAAAGAGGCTTTGGTGGCAATGCACGATAAAGCATATGATCTTGTGCTGATGGATTGCCAGATGCCGGAGATGGATGGCTATGAAACAACAAGAAATATCCGGACAAACCGCCTGCTCTGCAAAACCCCTGATGTTCTTATTGTGGCCATGACCGCAAATGCCATGATCGGTGACCGGGAAAAATGCATCAACTCCGGAATGGATGATTATATCTCCAAACCGATCCGCACCTCTGATCTTGAGGCAATTCTTGACAAATATCTGCGAGAGAAGCGTGATTGA
- a CDS encoding helix-turn-helix transcriptional regulator — protein sequence MKKCPVSKLPVQEKPEWISPHSEDGYNTIFKCIGHDIVLMSHQANRDITLAGIKINRFQDVLTDLELTDKPLYIIADFENVRAIAYRYKKDMLNFIYNWGRNIRLAVLYNIHPDIAIEMETFQSLSSEKTRLLCAENYREAIETVLSFKSGKPFPSSQENSKDKSYELLKNEFLAVTARMSLLQMTNQQINIPPAENILHPFFRAIKSLQSDLHALNKEHQLQMEQLKTEYEEQLSKTNIRLNAEIELNRQTICNLDQEKSSLKGKIAVQEIELNRISAAVNKNSTVAEKLCSTIHILDIDPEVKQKMLTYCRALMAAETVETRYINPPIDVNDSEFLLQLQKKYPGLNHRELRLALLVKMNYNNTQIARTLGISKRGAESIRYRMHKKLGIKKHQSIKNCLLEITAP from the coding sequence ATGAAAAAATGCCCGGTATCAAAATTGCCCGTACAGGAAAAACCTGAATGGATCTCTCCGCATAGTGAAGATGGCTATAACACCATATTCAAGTGCATCGGACACGACATCGTACTGATGTCACACCAGGCGAACAGGGATATTACTCTTGCCGGCATTAAAATCAATCGGTTTCAGGATGTGCTCACTGATCTTGAGCTGACCGATAAACCCCTCTATATCATCGCGGACTTTGAAAATGTAAGAGCCATAGCATACCGGTACAAAAAAGATATGCTCAACTTCATCTACAATTGGGGCCGCAATATCCGGCTTGCCGTACTCTACAACATACATCCCGATATCGCTATTGAGATGGAAACCTTCCAGTCTCTTTCTTCTGAAAAAACCAGGCTTCTCTGTGCTGAAAACTATAGAGAAGCCATAGAGACCGTACTCTCATTCAAATCAGGAAAGCCCTTCCCTTCCTCCCAGGAAAACAGTAAGGACAAAAGCTATGAACTGCTCAAAAACGAGTTTCTCGCCGTTACTGCCCGTATGAGTCTCCTGCAGATGACAAACCAGCAGATCAATATACCGCCTGCTGAAAACATCCTTCATCCTTTTTTCAGGGCAATTAAAAGCCTGCAGAGTGATCTGCATGCCCTCAACAAAGAACATCAGCTGCAGATGGAACAGTTGAAAACCGAATATGAAGAACAACTATCCAAAACAAATATCCGGCTGAACGCAGAGATCGAACTGAACAGACAAACGATCTGTAATCTCGATCAGGAAAAGAGCTCCCTGAAAGGGAAAATTGCCGTTCAGGAAATTGAGCTCAACAGGATATCAGCTGCTGTCAATAAAAACAGTACGGTGGCCGAGAAGCTGTGCAGCACCATTCATATACTTGACATTGACCCTGAAGTAAAACAAAAGATGTTAACGTATTGCAGGGCGCTGATGGCAGCGGAAACAGTTGAAACACGTTACATCAATCCGCCGATTGACGTAAACGATTCAGAATTTCTTCTGCAACTTCAGAAAAAATACCCTGGCCTGAATCATCGGGAACTGAGGCTCGCACTGCTGGTAAAAATGAATTACAACAACACGCAGATTGCCCGTACACTCGGCATATCTAAACGTGGTGCTGAAAGTATCCGTTACCGCATGCATAAAAAACTGGGCATCAAAAAACACCAGTCAATCAAGAACTGTCTTCTTGAGATTACAGCACCATAA